Proteins encoded by one window of Cyanobium sp. NS01:
- the galE gene encoding UDP-glucose 4-epimerase GalE: MTILVTGGAGYIGSHTVRALQRAGQPVLVLDNLVYGHRAIAEQVLQVPLVVGQLGDRSLLDALLQGSHPQLPAGPVRAVLHFAAYAYVGESVVDPARYYRNNLGDTLVLLEALHGEAQRHGQPIPLVFSSTCATYGIPAADQIPINERCPQAPINPYGRSKWMVEQLLADFGAAYGQPSVIFRYFNAAGADPAADLGEDHDPETHLIPLVLEALAGRREGIQVFGRDYPTPDGTCIRDYIHVGDLAAAHVLGLERLIAQGGQHTYNLGTGSGYSVQQVINAACQHTGCSLKVVDAPRRPGDPAELVADASLAMAELGWKPQRSDLATILADAWAWHQRRRS; the protein is encoded by the coding sequence ATGACCATCCTCGTGACCGGCGGGGCGGGCTACATCGGCAGCCACACCGTGCGGGCCCTGCAGCGCGCCGGCCAGCCCGTGCTGGTGCTCGACAACCTGGTGTACGGCCACCGGGCCATCGCCGAGCAGGTGCTGCAGGTGCCCCTGGTGGTGGGGCAGCTGGGTGATCGGTCCCTGCTCGATGCCCTGCTGCAGGGCTCCCATCCGCAGCTGCCGGCCGGGCCGGTGCGGGCCGTGCTCCACTTCGCCGCCTACGCCTACGTGGGCGAGAGCGTGGTGGATCCCGCCCGCTACTACCGCAACAACCTGGGCGACACCCTGGTGTTGCTGGAGGCGCTGCATGGCGAGGCCCAGCGCCACGGCCAGCCGATCCCGCTGGTGTTCAGCTCCACCTGCGCCACCTACGGCATCCCCGCTGCCGATCAGATTCCGATCAACGAGCGCTGCCCCCAGGCGCCGATCAACCCCTACGGCCGCAGCAAGTGGATGGTGGAGCAGCTGCTGGCTGACTTCGGCGCCGCCTACGGCCAGCCCAGCGTGATCTTCCGCTACTTCAACGCCGCCGGTGCCGATCCCGCCGCCGACCTCGGCGAAGACCACGACCCCGAAACCCACCTCATCCCCCTGGTGCTCGAGGCCCTGGCCGGCCGCCGTGAGGGTATTCAGGTGTTCGGCCGCGACTACCCCACCCCCGATGGCACCTGCATCCGCGACTACATCCACGTGGGCGACCTGGCCGCCGCCCACGTGCTCGGCCTGGAGCGGCTCATCGCCCAGGGTGGCCAGCACACCTACAACCTCGGCACCGGCAGCGGCTATTCCGTGCAGCAGGTGATCAACGCGGCCTGCCAACACACCGGCTGCAGCCTGAAGGTCGTCGACGCGCCCCGCCGCCCGGGGGATCCCGCCGAGCTGGTGGCCGATGCCTCCCTGGCGATGGCGGAGCTGGGCTGGAAACCCCAGCGCTCCGATCTGGCCACGATCCTGGCCGACGCCTGGGCCTGGCACCAGCGCCGCCGCAGCTGA
- a CDS encoding nucleotidyltransferase domain-containing protein, with translation MIAQVQAWAVDQAARVPSLQKVALFGSYGRGSAGVGSDLDLLLVDAAASGPQQARLLCWQLELLPLSCDALVLTPAEHEALLGAGSRFATELHRDARWVWCRQLSDPQP, from the coding sequence GTGATTGCTCAGGTTCAGGCCTGGGCGGTGGACCAGGCAGCCCGCGTGCCCTCCCTGCAGAAGGTGGCGCTGTTCGGCAGCTACGGCCGGGGCAGCGCTGGGGTGGGCAGCGACCTGGATCTGCTGTTGGTCGATGCCGCTGCCAGCGGGCCCCAGCAGGCGAGATTGCTCTGCTGGCAGCTGGAATTGCTGCCCCTTAGCTGCGATGCGCTGGTGCTCACCCCGGCCGAACACGAGGCGCTGCTGGGGGCTGGATCACGCTTCGCCACCGAGCTCCACCGCGATGCCCGCTGGGTGTGGTGCCGCCAGCTGTCCGATCCACAGCCATGA
- a CDS encoding HEPN domain-containing protein: MNRSAHLGLAQQVWGHGLGRSFRDLPPAASAQLAEAVSDLEDRLRILDALYIPTRYPDSLPDGAPTDHFGRLQSDDALRHARAVVDAIRAALA; the protein is encoded by the coding sequence ATGAACCGCTCCGCTCACCTCGGCCTCGCGCAGCAGGTGTGGGGCCATGGCCTGGGCCGCTCCTTCCGCGATCTGCCCCCTGCCGCCTCAGCCCAGCTGGCGGAAGCGGTGAGCGATCTGGAGGATCGCCTTCGCATTCTCGATGCTCTCTACATCCCCACCCGCTATCCCGATAGCCTGCCTGATGGAGCCCCTACCGACCATTTCGGTCGTCTGCAAAGCGACGACGCCCTTCGCCATGCCCGTGCGGTCGTTGACGCAATCCGTGCTGCGCTGGCCTGA
- a CDS encoding type II toxin-antitoxin system RelE/ParE family toxin, with protein MIHGFRHKGLRLFFETGSTAGIQPALARKLRLQLAALQSAALIEDLDLPGYRLHPLKGADKGRWSIWVNGNWRLTFAFRDGHVFDLDFEDYH; from the coding sequence GTGATTCATGGCTTCCGCCACAAGGGGCTGCGATTGTTCTTCGAGACAGGCAGCACGGCAGGGATTCAGCCAGCCCTTGCCCGCAAGCTGAGGTTGCAGCTGGCGGCCTTGCAATCCGCTGCCCTGATCGAGGATCTCGATTTGCCGGGCTATCGCCTGCATCCGCTCAAGGGGGCAGACAAGGGGCGATGGTCGATCTGGGTGAACGGCAACTGGCGGCTCACGTTTGCGTTCCGCGATGGCCACGTGTTCGATCTCGACTTTGAGGACTACCACTGA
- a CDS encoding HigA family addiction module antitoxin, protein MQMHNPPHPGEFIEGVYLEPCELSIRQVAEHLGVSASTFQRLVAGKSRVSPDMALRLSRVLGRSAESWLAMQDSHDLWQARQRLDLSGLTPMELTPA, encoded by the coding sequence ATGCAGATGCACAATCCGCCCCACCCCGGGGAATTCATCGAAGGGGTGTATCTGGAGCCCTGTGAGCTCTCCATCAGACAGGTGGCCGAGCACTTGGGGGTTTCGGCATCCACCTTTCAGAGGCTGGTGGCAGGCAAAAGCCGTGTGTCCCCGGATATGGCGCTGCGCCTGTCGCGGGTGCTAGGGCGCAGTGCTGAAAGCTGGCTAGCCATGCAGGACAGCCACGATCTCTGGCAGGCCCGGCAGCGACTCGATCTTTCTGGACTGACCCCGATGGAGCTCACGCCGGCATGA
- the rfbD gene encoding dTDP-4-dehydrorhamnose reductase codes for MKILLTGAAGQLGQALRQQLPEGIELIATSRSGDPATGLLPLDLADAAACRAAVLEHRPDWVLNGGAYTAVDRAESEPELALAVNGGAPRAFAEAVADTGGRLLQVSTDFVFNGQQGSPYRPEQARDPLGAYGRTKAAGEEAVEQMLGGSGRGVILRTSWVMGPVGKNFALTMLRLHRERGASGQALGVVEDQVGCPTSTATLAAACWRVITAQVQEPVLHWCDAGAASWFDVAVAVGELAQELGLVQQPAPVNPLTTAEYPLPAQRPSYSLLDCSSSRQALGLAPTPWRQALRQLLEAVA; via the coding sequence ATGAAAATCCTGCTCACCGGCGCCGCCGGCCAGCTGGGTCAGGCCCTGCGCCAGCAGCTGCCTGAGGGCATCGAGCTGATCGCCACCAGCCGCAGCGGTGATCCCGCCACTGGCCTGTTGCCCCTGGATCTGGCCGATGCCGCCGCCTGTCGCGCGGCGGTGCTGGAGCACCGGCCCGACTGGGTGCTCAACGGCGGTGCCTACACGGCTGTTGACAGGGCCGAGAGCGAACCGGAGCTGGCCCTGGCGGTGAATGGCGGGGCGCCGCGGGCCTTTGCCGAGGCCGTGGCAGACACCGGCGGTCGCCTGTTGCAGGTGAGCACCGACTTTGTGTTCAACGGCCAGCAGGGCAGCCCCTACCGGCCTGAGCAGGCCCGCGATCCCCTCGGCGCCTATGGCCGCACCAAGGCCGCCGGCGAGGAAGCCGTGGAGCAGATGCTGGGCGGCAGTGGCCGGGGCGTGATCCTGCGCACCAGCTGGGTGATGGGCCCGGTGGGCAAGAACTTCGCCCTCACCATGCTGCGGTTGCACCGCGAGCGCGGCGCCAGCGGCCAGGCCCTGGGGGTGGTGGAAGACCAGGTGGGCTGCCCCACCAGCACCGCCACCCTGGCGGCGGCCTGCTGGCGCGTGATCACGGCCCAAGTGCAGGAGCCGGTGCTGCACTGGTGCGATGCCGGCGCCGCCAGTTGGTTTGATGTGGCCGTGGCTGTGGGCGAGCTGGCCCAGGAGCTGGGACTTGTGCAGCAGCCGGCTCCCGTGAACCCGCTCACCACGGCGGAGTACCCGCTGCCGGCCCAGCGGCCCAGCTACTCCCTGCTCGACTGCTCCAGCAGCCGCCAGGCCCTCGGCCTGGCACCCACCCCCTGGCGCCAGGCCCTGCGCCAGCTCCTGGAAGCCGTGGCATGA